TACTTATACCGGAAACCAGCTTGCATGCTCCGCTGCCCTTGCAAATCTTGAAATTTTCAAAAAAGAAAAGACAATGCAAAAGATGCAGAGGAAGGTTGAGATTTTGAAAAAAGAACTTGCAGAAATATCTGATTTTCCCCAGGTCGGAGATGTAAGGCAAAAAGGTTTTATGGTTGGGATAGAGCTTGTGAAGAACAAAAAAACAAAAGAGCCGTATAAGATTGAGGAAAAAATCGGCTGGAAGGTCTGCTGTATTGCAAGTGGAAAGGGACTTATCATAAGGCCGCTTGGAAATATCATTGTTCTGATGCCGCCATTAAGCATCTCAAATCAGGAGCTAAAAAGTCTTGTCCAAATAACCGCAGAGTCAATCAGGGAAGCAACGGGATAAAACTGAGATAATGTCAAATTCCAAAATCCAAATATCAAATCCTGAACTCTAATCTTCATTTGGCATTTGAGCTTTATAATTAGGCATTAAGAAATTATACTGCCTGCAACTTTTTTTGCTATAACCTGAAATTTGTCAACAAATGTCGCACCCATTTAAATATTTATCTCCTTCCTGAGGACCGCTTATTTAATTGATTTTATTAAATAAAAATCCTCTTTTAATATTTAGCATTAATATTGCTTAAACGATTGCTGTATTTTTATTACAATAGATGAAAGGGAGACAATTTAAAATGAAGAAATGTCCCGATTTGGTTGAGCTGTCAGATTTCGCGGTATTATTTTGCAGTGCAATGGAACACCCGCATCTGCCAAATTTTTTTCAACTTCACGGGTATTGCAAGAATAAAAATTATGACAAGTGCCCTTTGTATTCTAAGACAGAGGAAAAAACAGTTAGTAATCCATGTTAGGAAGTCTGCAATATTTTATTTGCCTTCTCTGAAGTTCAGCAATCCGCCTGCGAGAATGATTTTTCTCTGCCGTTCCGAAAGATTGTGCACCGCTTTATAAATACTGCCTGTCTTAACATGAACAAGTGTGACCTCTGATGATTCCTTCACCTCTTTTGCAAGGTTTGGAAATTCCACTTCGTCATCCTGCAAAATTGAATCATAGACCTCCGGCTGTATTGTCAAAGGAAGTATGCCGAAGTTTATAAGGTTATCCATGTGGATGCGCGCAAATGATTTTGCAAGGACAACCTTAACTCCAAGGTACATCGGGGCCAGCGCTGCATGTTCCCTGCTTGAGCCCTGCCCGTAATTCATCCCGCCAAGCACTACACTGCCGCCTGCTACCTTGGCCCTTGAAGGAAATGTTGGGTCTATCCTTGAAAACACATACTCTGAAATGGCCGGGATATTGGACCTTAAAGAAAGAATTTTTGAGCCTGCCGGCATTATGTCGTCAGTGGTTATATTATCCCCTGCTTTTAATAAGACCTGGACCTTCAAAGACTCCTCAAGAGCGCCTCTTACGGGGAGGGGTTTTATGTTAGGTCCTCTCTGGATGACGACCTTCTCAGGTTTTTTTAAAGGCGGGATTATCATTGAATCATCTATGATGAATTTTTTAGGAAGATTGACCTTGAACCCTTGAACCCTTGAACCCTTGAACCCTTGAAAATAGTCTTTTGGATTTGTCAGCTTGCCGGTAATTGCCGACACTGCGGCTGTAACCGGACTGCATAAATAAACTTTGTCATTTTTGGTGCCGCTTCTGCTTGGGAAATTCCTGTTAAATGTCCTGAGCGATACGGCATCATTCGGCGGAGCCTGCCCCATACCAATGCAGGGGCCGCAGGCGCATTCAAGCAGTCTTGCGCCTGAAGCTATGAGGTCGGTCAGGGCTCCATTTTTTGAAATCATCAAAAAGACCTGTCTTGAGCCCGGGCTTATCGTAAGGCTTACATCAGGGTGGATTGTCTTGCCTTTAAGAATCTTAGCGGCAAGCATAAGGTCCATGAGAGAGGAATTTACACAGCTTCCTATACAGACCTGCCGGACAGGCAGGCCTGCAATTTCTTTAACAGTCATAACATTGTCAGGGCTTGAAGGGACTGCGATAAGCGGCTCTATTTTATCAAGTTCTATGTTTAGTTCTTCATCATAGCCCGCATCAGGATCGGGCATTAATGCCT
This sequence is a window from Nitrospirota bacterium. Protein-coding genes within it:
- a CDS encoding aminotransferase class III-fold pyridoxal phosphate-dependent enzyme translates to TYTGNQLACSAALANLEIFKKEKTMQKMQRKVEILKKELAEISDFPQVGDVRQKGFMVGIELVKNKKTKEPYKIEEKIGWKVCCIASGKGLIIRPLGNIIVLMPPLSISNQELKSLVQITAESIREATG
- a CDS encoding aconitate hydratase, coding for MRMNIAEKLISSHLVSGVMKPGQEIAISIDQTLTQDATGTMAYLEFEALGLPKVKTKLSVSYVDHNTLQTGFENADDHRFLQSIAGRYGLYFSKPGNGICHQVHLERFAKPGQTLLGSDSHTPNAGALGMLAIGAGGLSVAMAMAGEPFYMVLPKIVRINLNKRLSKYTTAKDIILEVLKRLTVKGGVGKIIEYSGSGLKHLTVPERATITNMGAELGATSSLFPSDEQTKTFLMAQQRTKDWKALMPDPDAGYDEELNIELDKIEPLIAVPSSPDNVMTVKEIAGLPVRQVCIGSCVNSSLMDLMLAAKILKGKTIHPDVSLTISPGSRQVFLMISKNGALTDLIASGARLLECACGPCIGMGQAPPNDAVSLRTFNRNFPSRSGTKNDKVYLCSPVTAAVSAITGKLTNPKDYFQGFKGSRVQGFKVNLPKKFIIDDSMIIPPLKKPEKVVIQRGPNIKPLPVRGALEESLKVQVLLKAGDNITTDDIMPAGSKILSLRSNIPAISEYVFSRIDPTFPSRAKVAGGSVVLGGMNYGQGSSREHAALAPMYLGVKVVLAKSFARIHMDNLINFGILPLTIQPEVYDSILQDDEVEFPNLAKEVKESSEVTLVHVKTGSIYKAVHNLSERQRKIILAGGLLNFREGK